A stretch of the Zeugodacus cucurbitae isolate PBARC_wt_2022May chromosome 6, idZeuCucr1.2, whole genome shotgun sequence genome encodes the following:
- the LOC128922657 gene encoding uncharacterized protein LOC128922657, whose amino-acid sequence MWTLIAHQRPLVLLMLLLQTCHEFNLHADVGVAASTAVVSSVEAEVSSEHADIYNIRHGRSKVRHSNEKEHLLWALRPQNAPTGNDNAKAAANARGQGEGGRSITANTSQNAADIASSDLIAGDYDNELMSGAAESAAYNLTMRQSRMKAHRELWSIDADSSIQTGNGHLFGSDYWRNSDANGSLISSAEINTAQRVRPTTHSLSEKRSHSVAATAPHSAAKRKHTDKSHMPIDHSQQAPKVTDSPDTGPSGLATTEAPVTHRIRKLHMKKIMESIRNSADKSLGVKASKPHHRSLMTAEQLQGRPMDVELQTGHDSAADDTVILDGGSVDENADSDGIDRSADDNDRVDEDTGEFDSEDQDIESDDGTEDNNAGVNEEDASDESNADDMASNSVDGSEEDSNDILPSDMDGSSDSEVH is encoded by the coding sequence ATGTGGACTCTCATAGCTCACCAGCGGCCGTTGGtattgctgatgttgttgctgcaaacATGCCATGAATTCAATTTGCATGCGGATGTTGGCGTCGCCGCATCCACCGCAGTGGTGTCGTCCGTCGAGGCGGAAGTGAGCTCCGAGCACgctgatatatataatattcgcCACGGCCGCTCCAAGGTGCGGCACTCCAACGAGAAGGAGCATCTCCTTTGGGCGCTGCGGCCACAAAACGCGCCAACCGGAAACGATAATGCCAAAGCAGCCGCAAACGCCCGTGGACAAGGTGAGGGCGGAAGGAGTATCACTGCAAATACTTCACAAAACGCCGCGGACATAGCGAGTAGTGACTTGATAGCCGGCGACTATGATAATGAGTTGATGTCTGGTGCGGCCGAAAGCGCCGCTTACAACCTGACCATGCGCCAGAGTAGGATGAAAGCCCATCGCGAGCTTTGGAGCATCGATGCGGACAGCAGCATACAAACGGGTAATGGTCATCTGTTCGGCAGTGATTATTGGCGAAACTCGGATGCGAATGGTTCGTTGATAAGCTCGGCGGAAATTAACACAGCGCAGCGCGTAAGACCCACGACACACTCATTGTCAGAAAAGCGGTCACATTCAGTTGCAGCCACAGCTCCGCATTCAGCAGCTAAAAGAAAGCACACTGACAAATCGCACATGCCGATTGATCACTCCCAGCAAGCACCGAAAGTAACCGACTCACCAGATACTGGTCCTAGCGGTCTCGCCACTACTGAAGCGCCAGTGACACATCGCATACGTAAACTGCATATGAAGAAGATAATGGAGAGTATACGCAACAGCGCGGATAAAAGTCTCGGGGTGAAGGCTTCGAAGCCGCATCATCGCAGTTTGATGACCGCTGAGCAGCTGCAGGGCCGCCCAATGGATGTGGAACTCCAAACTGGCCACGATAGTGCAGCGGACGACACAGTCATATTGGATGGTGGTAGCGTGGATGAGAATGCTGACAGTGACGGCATTGACAGGAGTGCGGATGACAATGACAGAGTTGACGAGGACACAGGCGAGTTCGATAGCGAAGATCAGGATATCGAGAGCGATGATGGTACTGAAGATAATAACGCGGGTGTAAATGAGGAGGATGCGAGTGATGAGAGCAATGCCGACGACATGGCCAGTAATAGCGTCGACGGAAGTGAAGAAGACAGCAACGACATTTTGCCATCCGATATGGATGGCAGCAGCGATAGTGAGGTGCACTGA